From Rhodamnia argentea isolate NSW1041297 chromosome 10, ASM2092103v1, whole genome shotgun sequence, a single genomic window includes:
- the LOC115739158 gene encoding uncharacterized protein LOC115739158, whose product MIMTPNLATGSDELLKKTIQHLQKALDDLVSVNSLFTFAMFVGISFASSNVHSLELRSECQADKDTRMNLLVNEVVSFACFLLSSLVATALKMHLSTYLAVGPEIIQKFRNPCLSMLKNLMILVSTLGSILGCIYLTLSMVDVVRVLLGKLSCMRSDTIQAAGSLIAINVLALAIYVPFMMLAIYQSYFNLDKAQK is encoded by the exons ATGATAATGACTCCTAATCTAGCAACTGG CAGCGACGAGTTGCTGAAGAAGACGATACAGCATCTGCAAAAGGCGCTGGACGATCTGGTGAGCGTGAACTCCCTCTTCACCTTTGCGATGTTCGTCGGGATATCCTTCGCCAGCTCCAACGTGCACAGCCTCGAGTTGCGGTCCGAATGCCAAGCCGACAAAGACACGAGGATGAACCTCTTGGTCAACGAGGTGGTGTCCTTCGCGTGCTTCCTCCTCTCGAGCCTCGTCGCCACGGCCCTCAAGATGCACCTCTCCACGTACCTCGCCGTCGGCCCCgaaatcatccaaaaattccGGAATCCTTGTTTGAGTATGTTGAAGAACCTGATGATCCTGGTGTCAACGTTGGGGTCGATCCTCGGTTGCATCTACTTGACGCTGTCGATGGTCGATGTGGTCCGCGTGCTCCTCGGGAAACTCAGTTGCATGCGAAGCGATACGATTCAGGCCGCGGGGAGCTTGATTGCCATCAACGTCCTGGCCCTCGCCATCTATGTGCCCTTCATGATGCTGGCCATCTATCAATCCTACTTCAATCTTGACAAAGCTCAGAAGTAA
- the LOC115739251 gene encoding nuclear transcription factor Y subunit B-3-like, whose amino-acid sequence MVPLSPTESSLPPANAPLPIDNNDRKTTERPGGGHGSGGGGGSGVREQDRYMPIANVIRIMRRILPTHAKISDDAKETIQECVSEYISFITGEANDRCQQEQRKTITAEDVLWAMGKLGFDDYVEPLTIFLSRYREIEGDRAGHSLRSEAFYLNRRGNASNTGGMDYYYGPPLLPPPPPTLGMLPPYAPPHHQAMGYVDPSAAAAMGTYYGVGSSTGSGSSSANSPSQANLAGFDPFAPFKN is encoded by the coding sequence ATGGTACCCCTCTCTCCAACAGAGAGCTCGTTGCCGCCGGCGAACGCACCACTGCCGATCGACAACAACGATCGTAAAACCACGGAGCGCCCCGGTGGTGGCCATGGgagcggcggaggcggaggcagCGGGGTCAGGGAGCAGGATCGGTACATGCCGATAGCCAATGTCATACGCATCATGCGCCGCATCCTCCCCACGCACGCCAAGATCTCCGACGACGCCAAGGAGACCATCCAGGAGTGCGTGTCCGAGTACATAAGCTTCATCACGGGGGAGGCCAACGACCGTTGCCAGCAGGAGCAGCGCAAGACCATCACCGCCGAGGACGTCCTCTGGGCCATGGGCAAGCTAGGGTTCGACGACTACGTCGAGCCACTCACTATTTTTCTGAGCCGCTACCGCGAGATCGAGGGGGACCGCGCTGGCCATAGTTTACGCAGCGAGGCGTTCTATCTGAACAGGCGTGGTAACGCTAGCAATACTGGCGGGATGGATTATTATTATGGACCGCCACTGCTGCCGCCGCCTCCACCAACGCTGGGGATGCTTCCTCCTTATGCGCCGCCTCACCACCAAGCAATGGGGTATGTGGATCCGTCGGCGGCAGCGGCCATGGGCACTTATTATGGGGTTGGGTCGTCAACAGGGAGTGGCTCTTCCTCAGCTAATTCGCCTTCGCAGGCCAATTTGGCTGGCTTTGATCCTTTTGCTCCTTTCAAAAATTAG
- the LOC115739160 gene encoding mitochondrial import inner membrane translocase subunit PAM16 like 2-like yields the protein MAAKILANLVVMGGGILARAFVQAYRQALANASKTSIAQETVQNAVHRARKAITEQEARQILGVSEETVWEEILKKYDVLFEQNAKNGSFYIQSKVHRAKECLETVYRSKAGASPS from the exons GCAGCGAAGATTCTTGCTAACTTGGTTGTGATGGGTGGGGGTATCTTAGCCAGGGCTTTTGTGCAGGCATATCGTCAGGCCCTCGCAA ATGCTTCAAAAACCAGCATCGCCCAGGAGACGGTACAGAATGCTGTCCATAGAGCACGAAAGGCCATTACAGAACAAGAGGCGAGACAGATTCTTGGTGTCTCTGAAGAAACCGTGTGGGAAGAGATATTGAAG AAATATGATGTATTATTTGAGCAGAATGCCAAGAATGGTAGCTTTTACATTCAGTCGAAGGTTCACAGAGCTAAGGAGTGTTTGGAGACTGTATATCGCAGCAAAGCGGGTGCTTCTCCAAGTTGA